In Massilia sp. METH4, the genomic window GTTCAAGCAATATGAAGAGCTGGGCGACCGCGCCTTCACCAGCAAGCAGAAGCTGGCCGAGAAGATCTGCCTGGAGCTGACCAAGCACGCCATCGCCGAGGAAGAAATCTTCTACCCGGCCGTGCGCGCCGACGCCGAGGAAGCGGACGACCTCGTCGACGAGGCTACCGTCGAGCACGCATCCGCGAAGGACCTGATCGCGCAGATCCATGCGATGGACCCGCACGACGACCTGTACGATGCAAAGGTGAAGGTGCTGGGCGAGTACATCGACCACCACGTGAAGGAAGAAGAGGAGGAAATGTTCCCGAAAGCGA contains:
- a CDS encoding hemerythrin domain-containing protein, with the translated sequence MSATAKPRDAVALLKQDHDEVKAMFKQYEELGDRAFTSKQKLAEKICLELTKHAIAEEEIFYPAVRADAEEADDLVDEATVEHASAKDLIAQIHAMDPHDDLYDAKVKVLGEYIDHHVKEEEEEMFPKAKEAGIDLVALGEQIQARKDEIDEIPPMPVPGKVVYSNQPSA